In Candidatus Desulfofervidus auxilii, one genomic interval encodes:
- a CDS encoding ATP synthase subunit I, which yields MLEDNFNSIPANLKRRNWIILGFLLLGSVPFLSWRFSMGVLIGGVLVNLNFHFLHQTLVKTLMVTKTKEGVVAKYLFRLLITGIVILVVLIKNWVNIFGLLLGLSVVVINLTYLALKETKGIVLK from the coding sequence ATGTTAGAAGACAATTTTAACAGTATCCCAGCCAATCTAAAAAGGAGAAATTGGATAATTTTGGGTTTTTTACTTCTTGGCTCTGTTCCCTTTCTTTCTTGGCGTTTTAGTATGGGTGTATTGATAGGTGGTGTCTTAGTTAACCTAAACTTCCATTTTTTACATCAGACATTAGTAAAGACCCTTATGGTAACTAAGACAAAGGAAGGTGTGGTTGCAAAGTATTTATTTCGCCTCCTTATAACAGGAATAGTCATTTTAGTGGTGCTTATTAAGAACTGGGTGAATATATTTGGTTTACTATTAGGGCTTTCAGTAGTAGTAATCAATTTAACCTATTTAGCCCTGAAGGAAACAAAGGGAATAGTTTTAAAATAG
- a CDS encoding AtpZ/AtpI family protein: MKKELKEFFREFAKLGAYTTQIGVAIVCATFIGLAIGYYLDKWLKLNWPFPHFLLVLFLIFGVIAGFRSVFIIMKRIEREEKKKGI; encoded by the coding sequence ATGAAAAAGGAGCTAAAGGAGTTTTTTCGTGAGTTTGCCAAGCTGGGTGCATATACTACTCAGATTGGAGTGGCAATTGTATGTGCCACTTTTATTGGGCTTGCAATTGGGTACTATTTGGACAAATGGTTAAAGTTAAATTGGCCATTTCCTCACTTTTTGCTAGTGCTTTTTTTAATCTTTGGAGTAATTGCTGGTTTCAGAAGTGTATTTATTATAATGAAACGCATAGAGCGGGAGGAGAAGAAAAAGGGAATTTGA